The genomic segment AGCATGCAGAACCCGCGGTAATAACAGGAGCAGGCGATGGCGGCCATCCATATCGGAATTTCGGGCTGGCGCTACGCACCCTGGCGAGGCGATTTCTATCCCAAGGGCCTTACCCAGAAGAACGAACTCAGATTCGCCTCGCGTGCGGTCAACAGCATCGAGATCAACGGCTCCTTCTACGCGCTCCAGCGCCCTGAACTGTACGCCGCCTGGTACGACGACACCCCGCAGGGCTTCGTCTTCAGCGTCAAGGCGCCGCGCTACATCACGCATGTCCTGCGCTTGCGCGATGTGGAGAAGCCCATCGCCAACTTCCTCGCCTCCGGCGTACTGGCACTCAAGGACAAGCTCGGGCCGATGCTCTGGCAATTTCCCCCTTCGCTCAAGTTCGACGCCGAGCTGTTCGAAACCTTTCTCGGATTACTGCCACACGACACCGAGGCCGCGCTGGAAATGGCCAAAGGATGCGAGGCGCGAATGGACGACCGCAGTTATCTGCAGATCGACCGCAAGCGCCGGCTGCGCCACGCCTTGGAGATTCGCAATCAAAGCTTCGTCGACCCCGCGTTCGTTGCGCTGCTGCGCAAGTACAAGGTCGCTCTGGTGGTGGCCGACACTGCCGGCAAATGGCCCTACCGTGAAGACCTCACCAGCGATTTCGTCTATATCCGCCTGCACGGCGCCGAGGAGCTATACACCAGCGGCTACAGCGAAGAAGCGCTGGACAACTGGTGCCAGCGCATCACGCTCTGGAACCAAGGCCGGCAACCCGACGACGCCCACCTCATTACCGACGACAAGCCCGCGTCACGCAAGGCACGGGAGGTGTACTGCTATTTCGACAACGACGTGAAGGTCCGAGCGCCCTACGATGCGCGACAGTTGTTGCGCCGGCTCGGACTGGAGGAAAACCTGGAGACCACTCCGGGCCACCTGGAAGGAGCATTGGCTTGAATCTGGACAAAAATCACCCTCTCGACAGCAGCGATCTGGACGCGCATCTGTCCACGGCGGTCAACGCGGTTCGTCTGCTGACCGTCAACACGCACAAGGGATTCACCGCGCTCAACCGGCGATTCATCCTGCCGGAGCTGCGCGAGGCGGTCCGGGCAGTATCGGCCGATGTCGTGTTCCTGCAGGAGGTGCTGGGCACGCACGAGAAGCATGCCCTGCGTTTTCACGACTGGCCAAAGATGTCGCAGTACGAATTCCTCGCCGACAGCATCTGGACCGACTTCGCCTATGGCCGCAACGCGGTCTACCCGGACGGCGATCACGGCAATGCCTTGCTGTCGAAGTTTCCGATCACGCGCTACGAGAACC from the Stutzerimonas stutzeri genome contains:
- a CDS encoding DUF72 domain-containing protein; the encoded protein is MAAIHIGISGWRYAPWRGDFYPKGLTQKNELRFASRAVNSIEINGSFYALQRPELYAAWYDDTPQGFVFSVKAPRYITHVLRLRDVEKPIANFLASGVLALKDKLGPMLWQFPPSLKFDAELFETFLGLLPHDTEAALEMAKGCEARMDDRSYLQIDRKRRLRHALEIRNQSFVDPAFVALLRKYKVALVVADTAGKWPYREDLTSDFVYIRLHGAEELYTSGYSEEALDNWCQRITLWNQGRQPDDAHLITDDKPASRKAREVYCYFDNDVKVRAPYDARQLLRRLGLEENLETTPGHLEGALA